The genomic interval GAAATTACTTTCCCATGTCGAATAGTCAGCAGTTTTctcccttttttaaaaaaattaaaaacccaCAAAGTCATGGTCGTCTGTAGACGTCTGCTGAGCTTCTGTGTAGGTCAGAGTTTTTTAACCTTAGGGTCGTGAaaccatgtggggtcgcctaaaaTATCTAgtcataataaaataaaaataaatactcattattattatttttcaaattaaaacaccacacacaatcacaaacagttgtatttctataatttcacttacttcaatataaatctagttaaaataaaaagtaatacaaaaatatctgagctggtgcatagtgtcactttgtgcactaattctGGCTACTATGTATGTGTAACAGTATAGCAAAAAATTATAGCCTCTggaggtcgccagaaatttgtgatataaaaatggggtcatgacaaaaaaaaagggttggaaaccactgctttaagtTGTTACCTGGACCTGGATTCACATCAGTCTGGAGGCTTCTATGTATCCTCTCAGTTCTGGATGCAAATGCAGCGGTGGGCAACGGATGGTTCGAGGGCCGGATGTTGTTCCTTATGTCATACTGACCAGGACCTGGTAAGGGGGGGTCCTTAGGAATGATCACAGGAGGAGCTGATACCGCCAAAAAGTATCTCCTCCttcaaacacagaaaacactttAGACTATCTAAAAGAAATATATGCTTACAACTACAACACTGAAAACTATCTGTAGTGTCTACACACGGGTGGATGGCCCTCTTTAGGGGTTCAGGTCCCTGATAGGGAGTGTAGGCTCCAGGGCCGGGCACATAGTTGTTAGCTAGAGCTGGGATTCtctttgtttttgatttaaagGGTGACATGATGGCCTTACTGCTGTGCTGGATGACTGTGTCTTTCACGTCATAGTGTCCTGCAAAAGATTTGAAAGCGTTTCTATTTAAATGTGCGAACCTCAATAGAACGCtgcatttaaattgaaaaaaaaagtgtctaatTTAATTTTACCTGGCGATGGAGTGTCTTTGTTCAAAGACATGGTGAGGCGTCTGGTTTTTGAGAGAAAAGCTGATGTACCAGCTGCAGAAAAGGCTTTCTCCTTATTTTCATAAAGAACCTGTGAAGGTGGAAGCCAAACATGGTAATAAACAGTACAGTAGACACACAGATCATAGCACTGTGTAGTCATGCTGTACATCGTATTGATTCGGAGCTGGAGTTTTATGCTTGGGACCGTCCATCTGCACAGCCACAGGTAACCTGAACAACCTGGAGGACCCTGTGTTGAAGTCACACTTGGTTATTAAAGAGCTCTGCAGGTTGTAAGCATTTGGTCCTGGAGAGATGCTCTGAGGTCTTCTCGTGACCTGAAAACAACATTAGGACATTTGAATTTAGCACTTTAATCAAATGAAGACGAGTGTGAAGGATATCAATGGTCCAATAATGTTGATACTGTAACCAGTAGATGGCAGAACCCTAATCTTGTCCTACTCAGGTTTTCCTCCTAGAGTCCTAAAACATGGTGTATGGCTCTGACCATAGTGTGAGTTGTCGATTAACACAGACatcaaaactattttaaaactattttagtGCGATTTATGTACACCGGTAGTTCTAGATCAGCATACGCCACAGCTTAGTTATAACCTAAAGTCATTGTTGCTAATTCGGTGTTAccgaacacattattattacattcaaTGCTATAGCAATAAAAAGTTATACTCTAGGTTTACAGTTTGCCTACAAAGTCTACTTGGAAATATTGTATTTGGGGGTGGCCTGgtgctccctggcccccgctccatctgctggcctggctgcatct from Gouania willdenowi chromosome 11, fGouWil2.1, whole genome shotgun sequence carries:
- the stpg1 gene encoding O(6)-methylguanine-induced apoptosis 2, which encodes MYRGLNKSDTFPSSSPSIPSKYQTVVVTNPEKKGFSSQAKRFFSAVCQNENPGPGSYDCIITAEVNSPSFSKKGTTGFVPAKVTRRPQSISPGPNAYNLQSSLITKCDFNTGSSRLFRLPVAVQMDGPKHKTPAPNQYDVLYENKEKAFSAAGTSAFLSKTRRLTMSLNKDTPSPGHYDVKDTVIQHSSKAIMSPFKSKTKRIPALANNYVPGPGAYTPYQGPEPLKRAIHPRRYFLAVSAPPVIIPKDPPLPGPGQYDIRNNIRPSNHPLPTAAFASRTERIHRSLQTDVNPGPGFYDPQILKKQSFFYNDSRVWLPV